The following are encoded together in the Anaerostipes caccae L1-92 genome:
- a CDS encoding FAD-dependent oxidoreductase, translating to MSKITKKEYGEEMEKGFNLRTAMEEASRCLLCHDSPCSKGCPAGTDPGKFIRSLRFRNIKGAAETVRENNPLAGCCAQVCPYGKMCEQACSRTGIDKPIEIGKIQRFLVEEEKNQGMEFLKAAEPKKEKIACVGAGPASLSCARQLALEGYSVTVYEAQDKAGGVLTYGIIPTRLPQEVVDFDIQTIEKLGVEFKFNEPIDASKLEELKNDYDAVFVGAGLWKSKMVDIPGKDLEGVVTAIDFLREAKTNTDQLVLGENVIVIGGGDVAMDCVTTAKQLGAKATIVYRRTIEEAPADMDEVSFVQSMGIPIVQEFAPAEIVGENGHVTAMRFEGRDGESGLTMKTDQVVLAIGQAVGDDVADIAAGENVFTGGDMVNGGKTVVEAVAEGKEAAEKIADYFNK from the coding sequence ATGAGTAAAATTACAAAAAAAGAGTATGGAGAAGAAATGGAAAAGGGCTTTAATTTAAGAACTGCAATGGAAGAAGCATCCAGATGTCTTCTCTGCCATGATTCACCCTGCAGCAAAGGATGCCCTGCAGGAACAGATCCCGGAAAGTTCATCCGTTCTCTCCGTTTCCGCAATATAAAAGGAGCTGCGGAGACAGTCCGCGAGAATAACCCGCTGGCAGGATGCTGCGCTCAGGTCTGTCCATACGGAAAAATGTGTGAGCAGGCGTGCAGCCGTACCGGCATTGATAAGCCGATCGAGATTGGAAAGATCCAGCGTTTCCTCGTAGAAGAAGAGAAAAACCAGGGAATGGAATTCTTAAAAGCGGCTGAGCCGAAGAAGGAAAAGATTGCCTGTGTAGGTGCTGGACCGGCCTCTCTTTCCTGTGCAAGACAGCTGGCGTTGGAAGGATATTCTGTGACGGTCTATGAAGCTCAGGACAAAGCAGGCGGTGTTCTTACATATGGAATTATTCCAACAAGGCTTCCTCAGGAAGTAGTGGATTTTGATATTCAGACCATTGAAAAACTCGGAGTAGAATTTAAATTTAATGAACCCATAGATGCGTCAAAACTTGAGGAGCTCAAAAATGATTACGATGCAGTATTCGTAGGAGCAGGTCTCTGGAAATCAAAGATGGTGGATATACCGGGCAAAGATCTGGAAGGTGTGGTAACTGCCATTGACTTCTTAAGGGAAGCTAAGACAAATACAGATCAGCTGGTACTTGGAGAAAATGTAATCGTGATCGGAGGCGGAGACGTTGCTATGGACTGTGTCACGACTGCAAAACAACTGGGAGCGAAAGCAACCATCGTTTACCGCAGAACCATTGAAGAAGCTCCGGCAGATATGGATGAAGTCAGCTTCGTACAGAGTATGGGTATTCCGATCGTACAGGAATTTGCACCGGCAGAAATCGTTGGAGAAAACGGACATGTTACCGCAATGAGATTTGAAGGACGTGACGGAGAATCCGGACTGACCATGAAGACCGATCAGGTTGTGCTGGCAATCGGCCAGGCAGTCGGAGACGACGTGGCAGACATTGCAGCCGGCGAAAATGTCTTCACAGGCGGAGACATGGTAAACGGCGGAAAAACTGTAGTAGAAGCTGTCGCAGAAGGCAAAGAAGCCGCAGAAAAGATTGCAGACTATTTTAACAAATAG
- a CDS encoding DUF1097 domain-containing protein produces the protein MSVIMANAIGTGIFCCLWQGVGSALGLATWIGFVGCTSYFSAGCGKTGFIKSMCSNYTGLLWGMLIILSGGINNTIIFGAVVTGFFSWLIVFQSHIDVLSLVPNTFMGGFSAFASGGDWKMLLICLLLGNILGVSCDYSGRFLFKKFGKE, from the coding sequence ATGAGTGTAATAATGGCCAACGCCATCGGTACCGGGATTTTCTGCTGTCTCTGGCAGGGAGTCGGCTCTGCCCTGGGGCTCGCCACATGGATCGGATTCGTCGGATGCACGTCATACTTTTCCGCCGGATGTGGGAAGACAGGGTTCATCAAGTCGATGTGCAGCAACTACACAGGTCTTCTGTGGGGCATGCTGATCATCCTGTCCGGCGGCATCAATAACACGATCATATTCGGAGCAGTCGTAACGGGATTCTTTTCCTGGCTGATCGTATTCCAGTCCCACATTGATGTTTTGTCTCTGGTACCCAATACGTTTATGGGAGGTTTTTCTGCATTCGCCAGCGGCGGAGATTGGAAAATGCTCTTAATCTGTCTTCTGTTAGGCAATATTCTCGGAGTGTCCTGCGACTATTCCGGAAGATTCCTTTTTAAGAAATTCGGAAAAGAATAG
- a CDS encoding RNA polymerase sigma factor, translating to MTTEEMEVLVNEYGTSLYRFCCHLTGNVPEAEDLYQDTFLKTVELSHKLDRCGDGKSKRNYLIGISVNLWKNKKRKSLWRRNIVSETEFDDLRAADTRNLGGLEEAVVKQELLDEVNRLIGSLPEKQKIIMNMYYAAEMSIEEISDNLKISRKTVRSSMSKARTKIRSSLEASGYEI from the coding sequence ATGACGACAGAAGAGATGGAAGTACTAGTGAATGAATATGGGACATCCTTGTATCGTTTCTGCTGCCATTTGACCGGTAATGTTCCTGAAGCCGAAGATCTGTATCAAGACACCTTTCTAAAAACTGTCGAGTTAAGCCACAAACTCGACAGATGTGGCGATGGTAAGAGCAAACGAAACTATCTGATTGGGATTTCCGTAAATCTCTGGAAGAATAAAAAGAGGAAGAGCTTATGGAGAAGAAACATTGTTTCAGAGACGGAATTCGATGATTTGAGAGCAGCCGACACCAGAAATTTAGGCGGGCTTGAAGAAGCAGTTGTCAAACAGGAACTGCTTGATGAAGTGAATAGGCTGATCGGCAGCCTTCCCGAAAAACAGAAAATTATTATGAATATGTATTATGCAGCTGAAATGAGTATCGAGGAAATATCAGACAACCTTAAAATTTCCAGGAAAACAGTCAGGAGCAGTATGAGCAAAGCGAGAACGAAGATCAGAAGCAGTTTGGAGGCGAGTGGTTATGAAATATGA